The following coding sequences are from one Spirochaeta lutea window:
- the coaE gene encoding dephospho-CoA kinase (Dephospho-CoA kinase (CoaE) performs the final step in coenzyme A biosynthesis.) translates to MSSFARIHQRLVEENRRFVVGITGGYCAGKSRLAQWIVQEGARTQGTRGSSQAESSGQGGVSEEPILHIEVDHLGHQALEQQASRVEAALRGYLDPNNQGQLLDPRGGINRRALGGLVFSNPQALATLESITHPAMVELARKQISDYPGGLVLLNAAILFKMNLESLCDTVVWVDAPLLVRFFRALERDNLGIRQTWQRFMTQGRMKSQLPREQADIICVSNWGGTGGLRRAGRTLAKTLWNRIEA, encoded by the coding sequence TTGAGCTCCTTCGCTCGGATACATCAGCGGTTGGTAGAAGAAAACAGACGTTTTGTTGTGGGTATAACCGGAGGCTACTGTGCCGGAAAATCCCGGCTGGCCCAGTGGATCGTGCAGGAGGGGGCCCGTACCCAAGGTACCCGAGGGAGCAGTCAGGCCGAGTCGTCCGGGCAAGGGGGAGTTTCTGAGGAACCGATTCTGCATATTGAGGTAGATCATCTTGGGCATCAGGCCCTGGAACAGCAGGCCTCCAGGGTTGAGGCTGCCCTGAGGGGGTACTTGGACCCAAATAACCAGGGACAGCTGTTGGACCCCCGGGGCGGTATAAACCGACGGGCTCTGGGTGGCCTGGTGTTTTCGAATCCCCAGGCCCTGGCAACCCTGGAATCCATAACTCATCCGGCCATGGTGGAGCTGGCCAGGAAACAGATTTCCGACTATCCAGGCGGGTTAGTCCTGCTGAATGCGGCCATCCTATTTAAAATGAACCTAGAATCGCTCTGTGATACCGTTGTATGGGTGGATGCACCGCTTTTGGTTCGTTTTTTCCGGGCTCTGGAACGTGATAACCTGGGAATCAGGCAGACATGGCAAAGATTTATGACCCAGGGCAGAATGAAATCTCAACTTCCCCGGGAACAGGCCGATATTATATGTGTATCGAATTGGGGAGGGACGGGAGGACTCCGAAGGGCGGGAAGAACCCTGGCAAAAACACTATGGAACAGAATCGAAGCTTAA